The Chanos chanos chromosome 6, fChaCha1.1, whole genome shotgun sequence genome includes a region encoding these proteins:
- the ccdc71 gene encoding uncharacterized protein ccdc71, with amino-acid sequence MSCEEQAGERAVLSWSRFATAGQTALEEALRVFNPLSKDLLDTERQMVSFLQELREEGHRPTVLRSKDVYGYKSCTAHPLKVPKVQKAFKKRGKKPLIKKKDINYTLLNSTAEVILKNQPKILLTNLSVDSIKQTVMAAKSTVTPEESSQAQQCLKLTSIKGLSGGHTARLQIHCVNSEGTAKSNSPRPPSLSGIPHPHSESASQTSRVVALDNKSAVSCPAKVDVTLIGDSAPAICQNDIGMKESSNYKKVQMMLGELGEMSSGVDWRDSDSIRRLKCQGLGGSQSMLLMNSQGVSRLNGNGLHLKVIKVDESFSMEEVRRKAQKILQVNLSPVIKIQPLTAHSV; translated from the coding sequence ATGAGTTGTGAAGAACAAGCTGGGGAGAGGGCTGTTCTCTCCTGGTCCAGGTTTGCCACAGCTGGACAGACTGCTCTTGAGGAGGCCCTGAGAGTGTTTAACCCTTTATCAAAGGACCTTCTGGACACCGAGAGGCAAATGGTGTCCTTCCTTCAGGAACTTAGAGAGGAAGGCCACAGGCCCACTGTCCTTAGGAGCAAAGACGTATACGGATACAAATCCTGCACAGCACACCCCCTCAAAGTCCCAAAGGTACAGAAAGCTTTTAAGAAGCGAGGGAAGAAACCTCTAATCAAGAAAAAGGACATCAATTACACTCTGCTTAATTCAACAGCTGAAGTCATCTTAAAAAATCAACCTAAGATCCTCCTGACCAATCTATCTGTAGACTCTATTAAACAGACTGTCATGGCTGCGAAATCGACAGTAACACCTGAAGAATCTAGTCAGGCACAGCAGTGCTTGAAATTAACAAGCATAAAGGGACTTTCTGGGGGCCACACAGCAAGACTGCAGATTCACTGTGTGAACTCTGAGGGGACAGCCAAGTCCAATTCACCGCGCCCCCCTTCTTTGTCGGGGATACCTCACCCGCATTCGGAAAGTGCCAGTCAGACATCGAGAGTAGTCGCTTTAGATAACAAAAGCGCTGTGTCTTGTCCAGCCAAAGTGGATGTTACCCTTATTGGTGACTCTGCACCTGCTATTTGTCAAAATGACATTGGTATGAAAGAGAGTAGCAATTACAAAAAGGTCCAGATGATGCTGGGAGAATTGGGGGAAATGAGTAGTGGTGTGGATTGGAGGGACAGCGACTCAATTAGAAGGCTGAAATGCCAAGGCTTAGGTGGATCTCAGTCCATGTTATTAATGAACAGTCAAGGGGTATCTCGACTAAATGGAAACGGCTTACACTTGAAAGTAATCAAAGTGGACGAGTCCTTCAGTATGGAAGAAGTGAGGAGGAAGGCACAAAAGATCTTACAAGTGAATTTGTCCCCTGTGATAAAGATTCAGCCGCTCACTGCTCACTCTGTATAG